A portion of the Clostridium gelidum genome contains these proteins:
- a CDS encoding N-acetylmuramoyl-L-alanine amidase family protein gives MFKRANKITALLVAAASVISLVPAMAADSTRLGTKDGTIEDAIAYKDGKYAFEGYKTDDNNKSVYFNDGSKDKEINDLTDATINDASKYDASSTIAWDGNDEYLLDLSNGKVTDEDVASDLQSTATDKLLAKLKKADRYGSNVSVSTQRITPDQFGDVWYSYTATNGIAGATDGRGAVIEVTPTNFTSNITVYGKTFIAAGTGATGDFSSGSKAGFAIKAATMSFSNYTANIKSESAGTIQLTGTTTGAAAAVNVSAIQALSTNVTITADTVVDGSVPVKLTVGIVDATKPATIATDLTAAHNVTVSLVGAGTTSFSSAATFAATVKSDSIPGYSTTVDATTGKLTLTANTAATTKDYTALQLAGEPVGTFVNATAALKTSGYAGTGNGTGYDVYHGYTNKSAAYIDADKTANIRVYNGSKMVKLDEFDENVNDDKVAATIKDGSVVTIAQDKDYIYRIIDVDFSKSTVAVYNSKGTTPILSAKYLQKISKAQGETEKDAYLPKTVESYELDATISGDAETAATKLATLVSGDSKVVGVRVVDGTLYYTEMDDADTIKTYVLKLQKNEKVEATGSSTKVDAYVVKKDGDKDHDLKGDAGKEGASFDINGNLWIINEGKIYKSEKAGDFKEMFTCDRSIDSLDVYDAGSLIAWDGNGNVYTTQQEGTKVTEGETPVIVTGWVQGTDGTWTFNDVTGAKVTNKWITVGGNWYFLNTDGSMATGWVNDNGTWYYTNPISDGTRGAMKTGWINDNGTWYYTNSSGAMQAGWVNVNGAWYYTNPISDGTRGVMKTGWVNVNGTWYYFNPVSNGTRGVMLANTTVNGYVLGSDGALI, from the coding sequence ATGTTTAAAAGAGCAAACAAAATTACAGCTTTATTAGTAGCTGCTGCATCAGTGATATCATTGGTACCAGCTATGGCTGCAGATTCTACAAGATTAGGAACTAAGGACGGTACTATCGAAGATGCTATCGCATACAAAGATGGTAAATATGCATTTGAAGGATACAAAACAGACGATAACAATAAATCAGTTTATTTCAACGATGGAAGCAAAGATAAAGAAATAAATGATTTAACAGATGCTACAATAAATGATGCAAGCAAATATGATGCTAGTAGCACTATTGCTTGGGATGGTAATGACGAATACTTACTTGACTTATCAAACGGTAAAGTAACAGACGAAGATGTTGCTAGTGATTTACAAAGCACTGCAACAGACAAGTTATTAGCTAAATTAAAGAAAGCTGACAGATACGGAAGTAATGTTAGTGTATCTACACAAAGAATCACACCAGATCAATTCGGTGATGTATGGTATTCATATACTGCAACTAACGGAATTGCAGGAGCTACTGATGGAAGAGGAGCTGTAATAGAAGTTACTCCAACTAACTTTACTTCAAATATAACAGTATACGGAAAAACATTCATAGCTGCTGGTACTGGAGCTACAGGAGATTTTTCAAGCGGAAGTAAAGCAGGATTTGCTATTAAAGCAGCTACAATGTCATTTTCTAATTATACTGCAAATATTAAATCTGAAAGTGCAGGAACAATTCAATTAACTGGAACTACTACTGGTGCAGCAGCAGCAGTTAACGTATCTGCAATTCAAGCATTATCAACAAATGTAACAATAACAGCAGATACAGTAGTAGACGGAAGCGTTCCAGTTAAATTAACTGTAGGTATTGTAGATGCTACAAAACCAGCTACAATAGCTACTGATCTTACAGCTGCACATAATGTAACTGTATCTTTAGTAGGCGCAGGAACAACATCATTTAGTTCAGCAGCAACATTTGCAGCTACTGTTAAATCAGATTCAATTCCAGGTTACAGTACAACAGTAGATGCTACTACAGGCAAACTTACGCTAACAGCTAATACTGCAGCAACAACAAAAGATTATACTGCACTTCAATTAGCTGGTGAACCAGTAGGAACTTTTGTTAATGCTACAGCAGCACTTAAAACTTCTGGTTATGCAGGAACAGGAAATGGAACTGGATACGATGTTTATCATGGTTACACAAATAAATCAGCAGCATATATAGATGCTGATAAGACAGCTAACATTCGTGTATATAATGGATCTAAGATGGTTAAATTAGACGAATTTGATGAAAATGTTAATGATGACAAAGTGGCAGCTACTATTAAAGATGGTTCAGTTGTAACAATAGCTCAAGATAAAGACTATATCTATAGAATAATTGATGTAGATTTTAGTAAGTCAACTGTTGCAGTTTATAACAGTAAGGGTACAACTCCAATTCTATCTGCTAAATATCTTCAAAAGATATCTAAAGCTCAAGGAGAAACAGAAAAGGATGCTTACTTACCAAAGACTGTAGAATCTTATGAACTTGATGCTACTATAAGTGGTGATGCTGAAACAGCTGCTACTAAATTAGCTACTTTAGTTTCTGGTGATTCTAAGGTTGTTGGAGTAAGAGTAGTAGATGGAACACTTTACTATACTGAAATGGACGATGCTGATACTATCAAGACTTATGTATTAAAATTACAAAAGAATGAAAAAGTTGAAGCTACTGGATCATCTACAAAAGTTGATGCTTATGTTGTTAAGAAAGATGGAGATAAAGATCACGATCTTAAGGGAGATGCAGGAAAAGAAGGAGCATCATTCGATATTAATGGTAACCTTTGGATAATAAATGAAGGAAAAATCTACAAGTCAGAAAAGGCTGGAGATTTCAAAGAAATGTTTACTTGTGATAGATCTATAGATTCATTAGATGTATATGATGCTGGAAGCTTAATCGCTTGGGATGGTAACGGAAATGTTTACACTACACAACAAGAAGGAACTAAAGTAACAGAAGGTGAAACACCAGTTATTGTAACTGGATGGGTTCAAGGAACTGATGGAACTTGGACATTCAATGATGTTACAGGAGCTAAAGTTACTAACAAATGGATTACTGTAGGTGGAAATTGGTACTTCTTAAATACTGATGGTAGCATGGCTACTGGTTGGGTAAATGATAACGGTACTTGGTACTACACAAATCCAATATCAGATGGTACTAGAGGTGCTATGAAGACAGGTTGGATAAATGATAACGGTACTTGGTACTATACTAATTCATCTGGAGCTATGCAAGCTGGGTGGGTAAATGTTAACGGTGCTTGGTACTACACAAATCCAATATCAGATGGTACTAGAGGTGTTATGAAGACAGGTTGGGTAAATGTCAATGGTACTTGGTATTACTTTAATCCAGTATCAAATGGTACTAGAGGTGTTATGCTTGCTAACACAACTGTCAACGGGTATGTATTAGGAAGCGATGGAGCTTTGATTTAA
- a CDS encoding M18 family aminopeptidase, whose protein sequence is MNNTQELLDFINKSKTAFQSAYEIKSILDKNGYSEVKEEDKWDFKKGEKYYVTKNDSAVIAFEIGSGEIEKDGFRLIGAHTDSPGFRIKPNPEMLVEGHYLKLNTEVYGGPILSTWFDRPLSVAGRVTLRSENPFKPEVKLIDVNKPILIIPNLAIHMNRNINEGYSYNKQKDTLPLMTIANDESSSLEKEVADMATAKLEKDGYLLKLIADTLNVDSKDILDFDLFLYEFTEGALVGLHEEFISVGRLDDLWMVFAGLKALIESKKIKGTKVLVALDNEEIGSLTSQGANSSILENILERISLALKKDREDFKRALSNSIMISADLAHAFHPNYAEKCDPTSKPMLGKGPVLKIAAGGSYSTDSYTSAVFKGICEKAKVPCQVFVNRSDLRGGTTIGPITASKLNIPVIDMGAPVLSMHSIRELASTRDNDYTIKAFTKFFSV, encoded by the coding sequence ATTTCAAAGTGCTTATGAGATTAAGTCTATTTTAGATAAGAATGGATATAGTGAAGTTAAAGAAGAAGATAAATGGGACTTTAAAAAGGGTGAAAAATATTATGTTACAAAAAATGATTCTGCTGTAATTGCATTTGAAATTGGCAGTGGAGAAATTGAAAAAGATGGCTTTAGATTAATTGGAGCTCATACTGATTCACCAGGCTTTAGAATAAAACCTAATCCTGAAATGTTAGTGGAAGGACATTATCTAAAGTTAAATACTGAAGTGTATGGTGGACCAATACTCAGTACTTGGTTTGATAGACCTTTATCAGTAGCTGGGAGAGTTACGTTAAGGAGCGAAAATCCATTTAAGCCTGAAGTTAAATTAATTGATGTTAATAAACCAATTTTGATAATTCCTAATTTAGCTATACATATGAATAGAAATATAAATGAAGGATATTCATATAATAAGCAAAAGGATACATTACCACTAATGACAATTGCAAATGATGAAAGTTCTTCTTTAGAAAAAGAGGTAGCAGATATGGCTACTGCTAAATTAGAAAAGGATGGTTATCTACTTAAATTGATAGCAGATACTTTAAACGTTGATTCTAAAGATATATTAGATTTTGATTTATTTTTATATGAATTTACAGAAGGTGCACTAGTTGGATTACACGAGGAATTTATTTCTGTAGGAAGATTAGATGATCTTTGGATGGTATTTGCAGGTTTGAAAGCATTAATAGAGAGCAAAAAAATCAAGGGTACTAAAGTCCTTGTAGCTTTAGACAATGAAGAAATAGGAAGCTTAACTTCACAAGGTGCTAATTCTTCAATTTTAGAAAATATATTAGAAAGAATAAGCTTAGCACTTAAGAAAGACAGAGAAGACTTCAAGAGAGCATTGAGCAATTCAATTATGATCTCAGCAGATTTAGCTCATGCATTTCATCCAAACTATGCAGAAAAGTGTGATCCAACAAGTAAACCAATGCTTGGGAAAGGACCTGTCCTAAAAATTGCAGCAGGTGGTAGTTATTCAACCGATAGTTATACAAGTGCAGTATTTAAAGGTATATGTGAAAAGGCGAAAGTTCCATGTCAAGTATTTGTAAATAGATCAGACTTAAGAGGGGGAACTACAATAGGCCCAATTACAGCTTCGAAATTAAATATACCAGTCATAGATATGGGTGCACCAGTACTTAGTATGCATTCCATAAGAGAATTAGCATCCACACGGGACAATGACTATACAATTAAAGCATTTACTAAATTTTTCAGTGTATAG